The following coding sequences are from one Saccharomyces eubayanus strain FM1318 chromosome VII, whole genome shotgun sequence window:
- the XRN1 gene encoding chromatin-binding exonuclease XRN1: MGIPKFFRYISERWPMILQLIEGTQIPEFDNLYLDMNSILHNCTHGNDDDVTKRLTEEEVFAKICTYIDHLFQTIKPKQIFYMAIDGVAPRAKMNQQRARRFRTAMDAEKAMKKAIENGDEIPKGEPFDSNCITPGTEFMAKLTKNLQYFIHDKISNDSKWREVQIIFSGHEVPGEGEHKIMNFIRHLKSQKDFNQNTRHCIYGLDADLIMLGLSTHGPHFALLREEVTFGRRNGEKKSLEHQNFFLLHLSLLREYMELEFKEIADEMRFEYDFERILDDFILVMFVIGNDFLPNLPDLHLNKGAFPVLLQTFKEALLHTDGYINEHGKINLRRLGVWLDYLSQFELLNFEKDDIDVEWFNKQLENISLEGERKRQRVGKKLLIKQQKKLVGKVKPWLMEQLQEKLSPDLPDEKIPTLELPKDLNVKDHLEFLKEFAFDLGLFITHSKSKDTYSLKMDLDSISPDETEEEFQDRVNSIRKTMKKYQNAIFVEDEKELDSEKTIYNDRFEKWKHEYYHDKLKFTSNEEEEVTDLAKDYVEGLQWVLYYYYRGCPSWSWYYPHHYSPRISDLVKGLDQDIEFDLSKPFTPFQQLMAVLPERSKNLIPPAFRPLMYDEQSPIHDFYPAEVQLDKNGKTADWEAVVLISFVDEERLIEAMQQYLSKLSPEEKIRNQFGKDLIXSFNPQVDSIYKSPLGGIFSDIEHNHCVEKEYIAIPLDSSEIRYGLLPDAKLGSEMLAGFPTLLSLPFANALEYNETMVFQQPSRQQSMVLKITDIYQTNNVTLEDFSKRHLNKIVYTRWPYLRESKLVSLTDGQTIYEYQENNDKKKFRFVSRPADNQDKKLFNSLKNSMLRNYAKQKAVKLDHVKAIATVCPVTGLARDPEGGYVKTFSCTPDHYPLQLVVESIANEDERYKERGPIPIEEEFPLNSKVIFLGDYAYGGETTIDGYSSDRRLKITVEKKFLDSEPTIGKERLQIDHHAVQYYPSYIVSKNMHLHPLFLSKITSKFMITDATGKHINVGIPVKFEARHQKVLGYARRNPRGWEYSNLTINVLKEYRQTFPEFFFRLSKVGNDIPVLDDLFPNTSTKEAMNLLDGVKQWLKYVSSKFIAVSLESDSLTKTSIAAVEDHIMKYAANIEGHERKQLAKVPREAVLNPRSSFALLRSQKFDLGDRVVYIQDSGKVPIFSKGTVVGYTTLSSSLSIQVLFDHEIVAGNNFGGRLNTNRGLGLDASFLLNITNRQFIYHSKASKKALEKKKQPNNRNNAAKTARKPPQKQQSEEKLRKERAHDLLNYIKKDTNEKHTEDEKDKKYPSQKNSKPAKKTLLKRPTQQNTDNKKQVGVNVASSENPSLNGPTTAGSIFNAVANQYSDGMGNNSNIPVPTHPLPVANDAGDVGLPYNIPPGFVAHPSGPHPLPLHQMPYPNINGIPIPPPHGFGQPIPFPHPHAMVNNPDQGGIAVNEKESQDLKKFINGKQNSNSSSVREETTSSRKIESTSNMGTTDSQFSKSGDDAVKRDIKNVPSKKDESN, translated from the coding sequence ATGGgtattccaaaatttttcaggtACATCTCAGAAAGATGGCCCATGATTCTACAACTTATTGAAGGGACTCAGATTCCCGAGTTTGATAACCTATATCTGGATATGAATTCGATTTTACATAACTGTACACATGGTAACGACGATGACGTGACGAAGCGATtaactgaagaagaggttTTTGCAAAGATCTGCACGTATATTgatcatctttttcaaactatCAAGCCCAAGCAAATTTTTTACATGGCTATCGATGGTGTGGCCCCCCGTGCGAAGATGAATCAACAGAGAGCTCGTAGATTTAGAACTGCCATGGACGCCGAAAAAGCTATGAAAAAAGCTATTGAAAATGGTGACGAAATTCCTAAAGGTGAGCCGTTCGACTCAAACTGTATTACTCCAGGTACTGAATTTATGGCTAAACTGACAAAAAATTTACAGTATTTCATTCATGACAAAATTTCTAACGATTCAAAGTGGAGAGAAGTGCAAATCATATTTTCTGGCCATGAAGTTCCAGGTGAAGGTGAGCACAAAATTATGAATTTCATAAGGCATTTAAAATCCCAGAAGGATTTCAACCAAAATACGAGACACTGTATTTATGGTCTGGATGCGGATTTGATTATGCTTGGTTTATCTACTCACGGGCCTCATTTTGCTCTATTAAGAGAAGAAGTCACGTTTGGCAGAAGGAAtggcgaaaaaaaatctctagaacatcaaaatttctttcttttgcaCCTTTCTTTATTAAGAGAATATATGGAGTTAGagttcaaagaaattgctgATGAAATGCGATTTGAGTATGATTTTGAACGTATCTTGGATgattttattcttgttaTGTTCGTTATTGGTAATGATTTTTTGCCCAATTTGCCAGATTTACACCTAAATAAAGGTGCCTTCCCTGTTTTGTTACAGACTTTCAAAGAAGCTCTCTTACATACCGATGGCTATATTAATGAACAcggaaaaataaatttgaGAAGACTAGGAGTCTGGTTGGACTACTTGTCTCAATTCGAGTTGCTGAATTTCGAAAAGGATGATATAGATGTTGAGTGGTTCAACAAACAACTAGAAAACATTTCTTTAGAAGGtgaaaggaaaagacaAAGGGTTGGTAAGAAATTATTGATCAagcaacaaaagaaactagTCGGGAAGGTAAAACCTTGGTTGATGGAGCAGCTACAGGAAAAATTATCGCCTGATCTAcctgatgaaaaaatccCGACCTTAGAGTTGCCCAAGGATTTGAATGTTAAAGATCATttggaatttttaaaagagtTTGCCTTTGACTTGGGTCTTTTTATAACGCATTCCAAATCCAAGGACACTTACTCCTTAAAAATGGATCTTGATTCAATTAGTCCTGatgaaactgaagaagaatttcaaGATCGTGTCAATTCCATTAGAaaaacgatgaagaagtatCAAAATGCTATCTTTgtggaagatgaaaaagaactgGATTCAGAAAAAACCATTTACAATgatagatttgaaaaatggaaacaTGAATATTATCATGACAAATTAAAATTCACCTCGAAcgaggaagaggaagtgACAGATTTAGCTAAGGACTATGTTGAAGGTTTACAATGGGTCCTATATTATTACTATAGAGGCTGTCCATCTTGGTCATGGTATTATCCACACCACTACTCACCAAGAATTTCAGATTTAGTTAAAGGTCTGGACCAAGACATTGAATTTGATTTAAGTAAGCCTTTTACTCCATTCCAGCAGTTGATGGCCGTCCTACCAGAAAGAtctaaaaatttgataCCTCCAGCCTTTAGACCATTAATGTATGACGAACAATCACCAATTCACGATTTTTATCCAGCGGAAGTTCAACTGGATAAGAATGGCAAAACAGCCGATTGGGAAGCCGTTGTTTTGATATCGTTTGTTGACGAAGAAAGATTGATTGAGGCCATGCAACAATATCTGTCTAAGTTGTCgcctgaagaaaaaatcaggAACCAATTTGGTAAAGACTTGATATAMTCGTTCAATCCTCAGGTTGATAGCATTTATAAGAGTCCATTGGGTGGTATTTTCTCTGATATAGAACACAACCATTGTGTAGAGAAAGAGTACATCGCCATTCCACTGGACAGTTCCGAGATTCGTTACGGTTTGTTACCTGACGCCAAACTTGGTTCTGAAATGCTTGCCGGTTTTCCAACGTTGCTCTCTTTACCATTTGCTAATGCATTGGAGTACAATGAAACAATGGTTTTTCAACAACCTTCCAGACAACAGTCAATGGttttaaaaataacagaCATATACCAAACAAACAACGTTACTTTGGAAGACTTCTCGAAGAGGCATTTAAACAAAATAGTCTACACAAGATGGCCATATTTGAGGGAATCCAAACTAGTCTCTTTAACAGATGGTCAAACTATCTACGAGtaccaagaaaacaatgataagaaaaaattcaggTTTGTGTCGAGACCTGCTGACAACcaagacaaaaaattattcaatagtttgaaaaattcaatgcTAAGGAATTACGCAAAACAGAAGGCTGTCAAACTTGACCATGTGAAAGCCATTGCTACTGTCTGCCCTGTAACAGGTTTGGCGAGAGATCCTGAAGGTGGGTACGTCAAAACTTTTAGTTGCACTCCAGATCACTATCCATTGCAATTAGTCGTAGAATCCATCGCTAACGAAGACGAAAGatataaagaaagaggaCCTATTCCTATTGAGGAGGAATTTCCATTGAATTCGAAAGTTATTTTCTTGGGGGATTACGCCTATGGTGGCGAAACTACTATTGATGGCTACAGTAGTGATCGTAGATTGAAGATTACtgtagaaaaaaaatttttggacaGTGAACCCACAATTGGTAAAGAAAGATTGCAAATTGATCACCATGCAGTTCAGTATTACCCATCCTATATTGTTTCTAAGAATATGCACCTACatcctttgtttttatctAAGATTACTTCCAAGTTTATGATTACTGACGCTACTGGTAAGCACATTAATGTCGGTATCCCGGTTAAGTTTGAAGCTAGACACCAAAAGGTTTTAGGTTatgcaagaagaaaccCAAGAGGTTGGGAGTACTCAAACTTAACCATAAACGTACTGAAAGAGTATAGACAAACTTTCCctgaatttttcttcagattgTCTAAGGTAGGCAATGATATTCCAGTTTTGGATGATCTTTTCCCCAATACCTCCACCAAGGAAGCCATGAATTTATTGGATGGTGTCAAGCAATGGTTGAAGTACGTTTCGTCCAAGTTCATTGCCGTTTCTTTGGAGTCTGACTCCTTAACAAAAACTTCTATTGCCGCTGTGGAAGATCACATTATGAAGTATGCTGCTAACATCGAGGGacatgaaagaaaacaRTTAGCAAAGGTTCCTCGTGAAGCAGTATTGAATCCAAGATCATCATTTGCACTATTACGTAGTCAAAAGTTCGACTTGGGCGATCGTGTTGTTTACATTCAAGACTCCGGTAAGGTTCCGATTTTCTCAAAAGGTACTGTTGTTGGTTATACCACTCTAAGTTCATCGTTGTCCATCCAGGTTTTATTTGATCATGAAATTGTGGCCGGTAATAACTTTGGTGGAAGATTGAACACAAATAGAGGGTTAGGTCTTGATGCTTCTTTCCTATTAAATATTACTAACAGGCAATTTATTTATCATTCTAAGGCTTCCAAGAAGGCtttggagaagaaaaaacaaccaAACAATAGAAACAATGCCGCCAAAACTGCTCGCAAGCCTCCACAAAAGCAACAGtctgaagaaaagttgagaaaagagagaGCGCACGATTTGTTAAATTACATCAAGAAGGATACTAACGAAAAGCAtactgaagatgaaaaagataagaaatatccatctcaaaaaaattcaaagccTGCGAAAAAAACTTTGTTGAAAAGGCCAACTCAGCAAAACACCGACAACAAGAAACAAGTCGGTGTGAATGTAGCCAGCTCTGAGAACCCATCACTCAATGGCCCAACTACTGCCGGTTCTATTTTTAATGCCGTAGCAAATCAATATTCTGATGGCATGGGCAATAATTCAAATATTCCTGTTCCAACTCATCCACTTCCGGTAGCTAATGATGCTGGGGATGTTGGTTTGCCCTACAACATTCCACCGGGTTTTGTTGCCCACCCCAGTGGCCCTCATCCGCTACCTCTTCACCAAATGCCTTATCCTAATATTAATGGCATTCCTATTCCACCACCACATGGATTCGGCCAAccaattccttttccacACCCACACGCGATGGTAAATAACCCAGATCAAGGAGGCATTGCTGTCAATGAGAAGGAAAGCCAAGacctgaaaaaattcatcaacGGTAAACAGAACAGTAATAGTTCAAGTGTGAGAGAAGAGACTACGAGTAGCAGGAAAATTGAATCTACTTCTAACATGGGCACCACCGACTCtcaattttcaaagtcaGGAGATGATGCTGTTAAACGTGACATCAAGAATGTGCCTTCAAAGAAGGACGAATCAAACTAA